A single Maridesulfovibrio frigidus DSM 17176 DNA region contains:
- a CDS encoding AI-2E family transporter — MKIPQEGNMNENPYTFDRVVRLVLFALTVWIIVRLLTVLSDALVPFVVALTMAYLLNPLVNIVGRFIKNRTAAVVFTLIALFVPAIKLLWMGLGVVGSELGRTGRMLATIVNDSAIAARAAEFFPTDIWQQIMDLSKQDGVRQFLSEAGVVDLLKGSAQKLLPGIWNLVSGSAQSLVALAGVFVIILYLVFLLADFEKLGLWRTQIPNKYQERVCSFIDEFTNITNRYFRTQALIACIVGCLFATGFMIIGLPLAIFLGLLIGALNMVPYLQMAGIIPAFLLAGVNALATGGNIWMGLGGVAAVFAVVQVFQDAVLVPKLQGESLGLSPWMILLSLSIWGQLLGFLGLVMALPLSCMALAVYRQYVAERVKLSIKI; from the coding sequence ATGAAAATTCCACAAGAGGGAAATATGAACGAGAATCCATACACTTTTGATCGCGTGGTCCGATTGGTACTTTTTGCGCTGACAGTTTGGATTATTGTACGTTTGTTGACTGTTTTAAGTGACGCACTGGTTCCTTTTGTCGTTGCGTTGACTATGGCTTATCTGCTCAATCCGCTGGTGAATATTGTAGGTCGATTTATAAAAAATAGAACTGCGGCAGTTGTTTTTACTTTAATTGCGTTGTTTGTCCCTGCTATAAAATTACTATGGATGGGGCTGGGCGTGGTCGGTTCCGAACTTGGTCGCACCGGTAGAATGCTTGCCACAATCGTTAATGATTCTGCAATTGCTGCGCGCGCTGCGGAATTTTTCCCCACAGATATTTGGCAACAGATTATGGATCTTTCAAAGCAGGACGGAGTGCGTCAGTTTTTAAGTGAGGCTGGTGTTGTTGATTTGCTAAAGGGGTCTGCTCAAAAATTGTTGCCCGGCATTTGGAATCTGGTGAGCGGCTCGGCCCAATCATTAGTTGCCCTTGCCGGTGTTTTTGTAATTATCCTTTATTTGGTGTTTCTACTGGCTGATTTTGAAAAATTAGGATTATGGCGGACGCAGATACCAAACAAATATCAAGAGCGTGTGTGTTCATTTATTGATGAGTTTACAAATATTACTAATCGCTATTTCCGTACTCAAGCACTGATTGCTTGCATCGTAGGATGTTTGTTCGCTACCGGATTTATGATCATTGGGCTTCCCTTAGCTATATTTTTGGGTTTGCTAATCGGAGCGCTTAACATGGTTCCGTATCTGCAAATGGCAGGAATCATCCCGGCCTTTCTGCTTGCCGGAGTGAATGCGCTGGCAACGGGTGGCAATATCTGGATGGGACTTGGCGGAGTGGCGGCAGTCTTCGCGGTAGTGCAAGTTTTTCAGGATGCAGTGCTGGTGCCGAAGCTTCAAGGCGAAAGCCTAGGGCTTTCACCATGGATGATATTGCTCTCCCTATCCATATGGGGGCAGTTGCTAGGATTTTTAGGACTAGTAATGGCATTGCCGCTGAGTTGTATGGCCCTTGCGGTTTATCGGCAGTATGTGGCTGAGCGTGTAAAGTTAAGCATAAAAATTTAA
- a CDS encoding amino acid ABC transporter permease (The N-terminal region of this protein, as described by TIGR01726, is a three transmembrane segment that identifies a subfamily of ABC transporter permease subunits, which specificities that include histidine, arginine, glutamine, glutamate, L-cystine (sic), the opines (in Agrobacterium) octopine and nopaline, etc.), protein MTILVNRFGKGGALLASLFLLFTLLASPAVSSAGGESDAILKEARDALALGHIDQAQVLFAQVPAPGPDGDDGEFVYSRMQLARLYFSMKNMSKAKASAEEITAVYPDNAEAKNFIASVERSVRPEWRQVVDDCIRFLPSLLKGASMTLILVFFTMIVSPIGGLLIALGKLSKTQPFSGISWFIIWFFRGTPLLLQLFFIYYGLPAIGITLSPLASALIGLGINYSAYLAEIIRAGILSIDHGQTEAAKAIGMTYSQTMRRVIIPQTYKRIIPPCANEFIALIKDTALVSTIAMVELMRAADQMFNAYFNITVLVLAAFIYLIFTTAFTLLFEKIEYKVGVYERR, encoded by the coding sequence ATGACTATTTTAGTTAATAGATTCGGAAAGGGTGGGGCTTTATTGGCCTCGCTCTTTCTTCTTTTTACTCTTCTGGCTTCTCCCGCAGTTTCGTCTGCCGGAGGAGAGTCTGACGCGATCCTTAAAGAGGCTCGTGATGCGCTAGCACTTGGTCATATTGATCAGGCGCAAGTGCTTTTTGCACAGGTTCCCGCGCCCGGCCCTGACGGTGATGACGGTGAATTTGTGTATTCGCGCATGCAGCTTGCGAGACTCTATTTTTCTATGAAAAATATGAGCAAAGCCAAAGCTTCTGCCGAAGAAATTACGGCAGTTTATCCCGATAATGCCGAAGCCAAAAATTTCATCGCATCTGTTGAGCGATCTGTAAGGCCTGAATGGCGCCAAGTCGTTGATGACTGCATTCGCTTTCTGCCTTCGCTTCTAAAAGGTGCGAGCATGACGCTTATCCTCGTATTCTTTACGATGATAGTTTCTCCCATCGGCGGGCTTCTTATTGCGCTCGGAAAACTCAGCAAGACTCAGCCTTTTTCAGGAATCAGTTGGTTCATAATCTGGTTCTTTCGCGGGACTCCGCTCCTGCTGCAACTTTTCTTTATCTATTACGGTTTGCCGGCTATCGGGATAACTTTGTCGCCGCTGGCTTCTGCTTTAATAGGGCTTGGGATTAATTATTCAGCTTATCTTGCTGAAATTATTCGTGCCGGTATTCTGTCTATTGATCATGGTCAGACTGAAGCTGCTAAAGCTATCGGCATGACGTATTCCCAGACAATGAGACGAGTCATAATTCCGCAGACGTACAAAAGAATTATACCTCCTTGTGCCAATGAATTTATCGCTCTTATCAAGGACACAGCTCTTGTCTCTACCATTGCTATGGTCGAACTTATGCGTGCGGCAGATCAGATGTTTAACGCATATTTTAATATTACTGTGCTTGTCCTTGCTGCATTTATTTACCTTATTTTCACAACCGCATTCACCTTGCTTTTCGAAAAAATCGAATACAAGGTGGGAGTATACGAAAGGCGCTAA
- a CDS encoding FUSC family protein codes for MMKEALRTFRKEFRLDSAPFRHAVRAAIAITVAVVASSFLELRHAVWLPISVIVIMRPSVGGTLRLGWRRLWGTVLGALLGILILFFDPGNQVLIGLIVLSFFLMILIRVYSYTAFSCFLTAAVILLLGLIFVDGWQFGLERILDTVLGLGIGVAASFGVWPNMARKNLRTKMTVLIHAQAVHFEKLTQSYLEGGVSESELVTTRIEAAQELDICAEAFREACAEPGLRAWQRDNLTRLIRVFTRMHSLLMAMSTIIRRGYGGPLPPIAEGMIKILHMTQEHYEWLEDYALNSDNCMIHPDFEVVVNEFMVAVGDARIRGDFEDVPLERRNNISAFIWNIRSLGGEINRAGRRLCELRYGRNE; via the coding sequence ATGATGAAAGAAGCACTTCGCACATTCAGGAAAGAATTTCGTTTGGATTCAGCTCCATTTCGGCACGCTGTGCGCGCTGCTATTGCCATTACTGTGGCTGTTGTCGCTTCAAGTTTTCTCGAACTCAGACATGCAGTATGGCTCCCCATAAGTGTTATCGTCATAATGCGTCCTTCGGTTGGTGGAACTTTGCGGCTTGGTTGGCGCAGGCTTTGGGGGACTGTTCTCGGAGCGTTATTAGGAATTCTTATTTTATTTTTTGATCCTGGAAATCAGGTGTTGATTGGGCTTATCGTTCTTTCATTCTTTTTGATGATTCTGATCAGAGTTTATAGTTATACCGCATTTTCATGTTTTCTTACTGCCGCCGTAATTTTGCTTTTAGGGCTTATTTTCGTCGATGGATGGCAGTTTGGACTGGAGAGAATTCTTGATACTGTGCTTGGACTCGGCATTGGGGTTGCGGCTTCTTTCGGTGTCTGGCCTAATATGGCCAGGAAAAATCTGCGGACTAAAATGACCGTTCTTATTCATGCGCAGGCTGTTCATTTTGAAAAGTTAACTCAATCCTACCTTGAAGGAGGAGTCAGTGAGAGCGAACTTGTTACAACTCGAATTGAGGCTGCGCAAGAACTTGATATTTGTGCCGAGGCTTTCCGTGAAGCTTGCGCGGAGCCGGGGCTAAGGGCATGGCAACGCGACAATTTAACCCGGCTCATAAGAGTTTTTACCCGTATGCATAGTTTGCTTATGGCTATGTCGACCATCATCCGTAGAGGTTATGGAGGACCGCTTCCTCCTATTGCTGAAGGCATGATAAAGATTTTGCATATGACACAGGAACATTATGAGTGGCTGGAAGATTACGCGCTGAATTCTGATAATTGCATGATTCATCCTGATTTCGAGGTCGTAGTTAACGAGTTCATGGTAGCTGTGGGTGATGCCCGCATTCGAGGTGACTTTGAAGACGTGCCGCTTGAAAGGCGGAATAATATTTCAGCTTTTATCTGGAACATCCGTTCTCTGGGCGGAGAAATTAATCGTGCGGGTAGACGATTATGTGAGCTTCGTTACGGGAGGAATGAATAA
- a CDS encoding amino acid ABC transporter substrate-binding protein, with protein sequence MKRLLVILMVVMMLAFAVMAQASDDSWNTVKNNGKLTIGLDDAFPPMGFRQDNGKLVGFDIDAAEEVGKRLGVKIVWQPTAWDGVIHSLNSKKFDCIWNGMTITAERQAKVLFTKPYIMDGQIAVVAMGNKDIKSAKELAGKVVGVQKGSPALEAAKSLKPAPSEIREYDTNPKAFLDLESGRLTAVVVDNIAGRYYMAARPGKYMGLPGYITNEAFGVAFRKADVSLEEKVQATIDAMIADGTMGKISRKWFGEDVTNPSKW encoded by the coding sequence ATGAAAAGATTATTAGTGATTCTTATGGTTGTTATGATGTTGGCCTTCGCAGTCATGGCTCAGGCTTCAGATGATTCCTGGAACACTGTTAAAAATAACGGCAAGCTCACAATCGGACTTGATGATGCTTTCCCTCCAATGGGTTTTCGTCAAGATAACGGCAAACTAGTCGGTTTTGATATTGATGCGGCTGAAGAAGTCGGTAAACGTCTTGGTGTCAAAATTGTATGGCAGCCAACTGCATGGGACGGTGTTATCCACTCTCTCAATTCAAAAAAATTCGACTGTATCTGGAATGGTATGACTATTACAGCTGAACGTCAGGCTAAGGTTCTTTTTACAAAACCTTACATCATGGACGGTCAGATTGCAGTTGTTGCTATGGGCAACAAAGACATCAAGTCTGCTAAAGAACTTGCTGGCAAAGTTGTGGGTGTTCAGAAAGGTTCCCCTGCTCTTGAAGCTGCAAAATCTTTGAAACCAGCTCCTTCTGAAATTCGTGAATACGATACCAACCCTAAAGCTTTCCTTGACCTCGAATCAGGTCGTTTAACAGCTGTTGTTGTTGATAATATTGCTGGCCGTTACTACATGGCTGCTCGTCCTGGTAAGTACATGGGCCTTCCTGGTTACATTACCAACGAAGCTTTCGGTGTTGCTTTCCGCAAGGCTGACGTTTCTCTCGAAGAAAAAGTTCAGGCAACAATTGATGCTATGATCGCTGACGGAACAATGGGTAAGATCTCCCGCAAATGGTTCGGTGAAGATGTCACCAATCCTTCTAAATGGTAG
- a CDS encoding amino acid ABC transporter ATP-binding protein: METILELKQVVKRFGSLTAVNHIDLKIKRGEKVVIVGPSGSGKSTLLRTMNFLETIDSGEILFEKQPCGYVTRAGNLVLDTQKKLCALRSEIGMVFQQFNLFPHMTVLENVMEGQITVLKKSKAEAEDTAYKMLEKVGLPDRSSVYPITLSGGQMQRVAIARALAMKPKMMLFDEPTSALDPELVGEVFDTIRSLADEGMTMVIVTHNMGFAREVADTVIFMEQGDFIAQGTPHEFFSVDEIHPRISEFLDKLL; this comes from the coding sequence ATGGAAACCATTTTAGAATTAAAACAGGTTGTTAAGCGTTTCGGTTCGCTCACGGCTGTGAATCATATTGACCTGAAAATTAAACGTGGTGAGAAAGTAGTTATTGTCGGCCCTAGCGGGTCTGGTAAATCTACTCTTTTGCGTACTATGAATTTTCTGGAAACAATTGATTCCGGTGAAATTTTGTTTGAGAAACAGCCTTGCGGGTACGTCACACGCGCCGGTAACCTTGTTCTTGATACGCAAAAGAAACTTTGCGCGCTTCGTTCTGAAATCGGGATGGTTTTTCAGCAGTTTAATCTTTTTCCGCACATGACAGTTCTTGAAAATGTGATGGAAGGGCAGATTACTGTTTTGAAAAAAAGCAAGGCGGAAGCGGAAGATACTGCATACAAAATGCTTGAAAAAGTAGGACTTCCTGACAGATCTAGCGTTTATCCCATAACTCTTTCAGGTGGACAGATGCAGCGTGTTGCTATCGCTCGCGCCCTTGCAATGAAACCTAAAATGATGCTTTTTGATGAGCCTACTTCCGCACTCGATCCTGAACTTGTCGGCGAGGTTTTTGATACGATTCGTTCACTCGCTGATGAGGGGATGACTATGGTCATCGTTACTCATAATATGGGATTTGCCCGCGAAGTTGCTGATACTGTGATCTTCATGGAGCAGGGTGATTTTATTGCGCAAGGTACGCCGCATGAGTTCTTCTCAGTTGACGAAATTCATCCTAGAATTAGTGAGTTTTTAGATAAGCTTTTATAA
- a CDS encoding aluminum activated malate transporter family protein: MTKYAAKSVVACVIALILAHFAGIAGKDLAWSVYGSVVVVLFRAGSTLKKRKIVAATLCFALAFLVPISTYIASYSILSVFYLFIISFLVFFAPAIAGSAATTGVAVLIVNLIAFNSPDLFSVGLYRSGCILFGGTISYIVIFYLWPMHPDKILSKAGGLALSDIGDYFRAVARAGGSKKDQEELTIIHERSVESLRRYRRFMEAMNIDPVKELGTYEGPSALYALLIRMLEAVVGLSNSTHFAKHSTIFSGLRLKFSQLALESSVIFDLLAVNVSTGKGQVDLSELNNGISALERELLDLGAYKNDEGLRDEFLEAWGALYGLRNLCLEFDEMSRINVGGAAK, translated from the coding sequence ATGACTAAGTATGCGGCTAAATCGGTTGTCGCGTGCGTGATAGCTTTAATCTTAGCCCATTTCGCAGGCATAGCCGGGAAAGATCTTGCGTGGAGTGTTTACGGTTCGGTGGTCGTTGTTCTTTTCAGGGCTGGTAGCACTTTAAAAAAGCGTAAAATTGTTGCCGCAACTCTATGCTTCGCTTTGGCTTTTCTCGTTCCAATCTCAACCTACATTGCCAGTTATTCGATACTTTCAGTGTTTTATCTGTTTATTATCTCTTTTTTGGTCTTTTTTGCCCCAGCGATTGCCGGATCCGCTGCTACAACAGGGGTTGCGGTATTGATCGTTAATCTGATCGCATTTAATTCTCCTGATCTTTTCAGTGTGGGGCTTTACCGCTCTGGATGCATCCTTTTCGGCGGGACCATTTCATACATTGTAATTTTTTATTTGTGGCCTATGCATCCTGATAAGATTCTTTCGAAAGCTGGCGGTTTGGCTTTGTCCGATATCGGAGATTATTTTCGCGCAGTCGCAAGGGCTGGCGGGAGCAAGAAGGATCAAGAAGAACTTACAATTATACATGAAAGATCGGTGGAATCTCTTAGGCGCTACAGGCGTTTCATGGAAGCCATGAATATTGATCCTGTTAAAGAGCTTGGAACATATGAGGGGCCTTCGGCTCTTTATGCATTGCTTATAAGGATGCTTGAGGCTGTTGTTGGGCTTTCAAACAGCACTCATTTTGCAAAACACAGTACGATATTTTCCGGGTTGAGACTTAAATTTTCACAGCTGGCTTTAGAGAGTTCTGTTATTTTTGATTTGCTTGCAGTTAACGTTTCTACGGGTAAAGGGCAGGTTGACCTAAGTGAACTTAATAATGGAATTTCCGCTCTTGAACGGGAATTGCTGGATCTTGGTGCATATAAAAACGATGAAGGGCTGCGTGATGAGTTTCTCGAAGCTTGGGGCGCACTGTATGGTCTGCGCAATTTATGTTTAGAGTTTGACGAAATGAGTCGCATTAATGTTGGAGGTGCAGCTAAATGA
- a CDS encoding Hsp20/alpha crystallin family protein, with translation MPNLTSWGSRELEKLKNDMDRLFDSLCVDYGIPSVCGIIDCTPRTEMEEVEGAFVVKTTMPGFHAEDLGVTVTETSMTISGEKNVTFHGGKKTSHFRKKIPLPCRVDPDNVNASFKDGMLKIVLSKCIIKPQKNISITSE, from the coding sequence ATGCCTAATCTTACTTCGTGGGGAAGCCGAGAACTTGAAAAACTCAAAAACGACATGGATAGGCTTTTTGACAGCCTGTGCGTTGACTACGGCATCCCATCTGTATGCGGAATAATTGACTGCACCCCAAGAACAGAAATGGAAGAAGTCGAAGGAGCTTTTGTAGTAAAAACCACCATGCCCGGTTTTCACGCAGAAGACCTCGGAGTTACCGTAACCGAGACCTCCATGACAATTTCAGGAGAAAAAAATGTTACTTTCCACGGCGGCAAAAAAACAAGTCATTTCAGAAAAAAAATCCCCCTCCCCTGCCGAGTTGATCCTGACAATGTAAATGCCTCTTTTAAAGACGGCATGCTTAAAATTGTGCTGTCAAAATGCATCATCAAACCCCAGAAAAACATATCGATAACATCTGAATAG
- a CDS encoding protein-glutamate methylesterase/protein-glutamine glutaminase has product MINVVVIDDSAFMRKAISTMLEKDPGIKVVATARDGEEGLKKIRTHNPDVVTLDIEMPKMDGLTALRHIMMEMPRPVIMVSSLTTEGAESTLKAMDLGAVDFIPKQLSKVSLDIIKIETDLISKVKIVARRKMRPVPRMRPAARRAPVAAPRLRAGRPKRDIVMIGVSTGGPPAVQKILSSLPKDFPAGIVIAQHMPKAFTGPFANRLNSVSQISVKEAETGDRLLPGHAFVAPGGSHLMIDQKISRIELIVTPEPKEALYKPSANVLATSVANAVGRRALGVILTGMGNDGRDGIRDLKNKGGRAIAQSDSSCVVYGMPKAIVDDGLADEIVDIDDMAEAIIKNLYL; this is encoded by the coding sequence GTGATAAACGTTGTAGTTATTGATGATTCGGCCTTTATGCGTAAGGCCATCAGTACTATGCTGGAGAAAGATCCCGGCATAAAAGTGGTGGCTACTGCTCGTGATGGTGAGGAAGGTCTCAAAAAGATCAGGACTCATAATCCTGATGTTGTCACTTTAGACATTGAGATGCCTAAGATGGATGGACTGACGGCTCTACGTCATATTATGATGGAGATGCCACGCCCTGTGATAATGGTTAGTTCCTTAACCACTGAAGGTGCCGAGTCGACTTTGAAAGCAATGGATCTCGGAGCTGTAGACTTTATTCCCAAGCAACTTTCCAAGGTTTCTCTTGATATTATTAAGATAGAGACGGACCTAATTTCAAAGGTAAAAATTGTCGCTCGCCGTAAGATGCGCCCTGTTCCTAGAATGCGCCCAGCTGCAAGGCGAGCTCCTGTCGCTGCCCCTAGGCTACGCGCTGGGAGACCTAAGAGAGATATAGTGATGATTGGTGTTTCTACTGGTGGCCCACCGGCGGTACAGAAGATTCTGTCATCATTACCAAAAGATTTTCCTGCGGGGATTGTAATTGCTCAGCATATGCCTAAAGCATTTACTGGCCCGTTTGCTAATAGGCTTAATAGCGTTAGTCAGATTTCAGTGAAGGAAGCAGAAACAGGTGACAGGCTTTTACCTGGACACGCGTTTGTTGCTCCTGGCGGATCTCATTTGATGATTGATCAGAAAATAAGCAGAATTGAATTGATAGTTACACCTGAACCGAAAGAGGCTCTTTATAAACCCTCAGCAAACGTTTTGGCTACATCCGTTGCCAATGCTGTCGGGCGTAGAGCTTTAGGCGTTATTCTTACCGGAATGGGGAATGACGGGCGAGACGGTATTCGGGATTTGAAAAACAAGGGTGGACGGGCGATTGCTCAGAGTGACTCCTCTTGTGTAGTATATGGTATGCCTAAGGCTATAGTTGATGATGGGCTGGCCGACGAAATTGTTGATATTGATGATATGGCGGAAGCAATTATCAAGAACCTTTATTTGTAA